In the Topomyia yanbarensis strain Yona2022 chromosome 3, ASM3024719v1, whole genome shotgun sequence genome, one interval contains:
- the LOC131693596 gene encoding adenosine deaminase-like protein, producing MDFFRKVPKIELHAHLNGSLSNRTLKELGAIKYGKDDPATTADECFYKITTGQSLTLKECFQKFKYAHDLTDQQETLAYATRAVIQDFAADNVVYLELRTTPKTTAHMSKKQYLTTVLDTIRKVQNEIPSITVKLLPSIDRSKGLQEAEENVSLVVELCEEYPDIIKGMDLSGAPFGTSFSDFGVILKKAQSCGLKMALHCGEFEDDDEIRDMFEFGTDRIGHGTFIRGTNLEVARKRGIPFECCLTSNVKCSTVSSYKEHHFKKLWDGGFAVCICTDDFGVFDTTLSQELSICCETYGLNLQDIIQLQENTIHYTFASEEEKQKLMEIFNNFKNTVKFV from the exons ATGGACTTCTTCCGAAAAGTGCCTAAAATT GAACTGCATGCTCATCTTAATGGGTCGCTGAGCAACCGGACACTGAAGGAACTAGGAGCGATTAAATATGGGAAAGATGACCCGGCGACAACAGCTGATGAGTGCTTCTACAAAATAACCACCGGGCAAAGCTTAACCTTGAAAGA ATGCTTCCAGAAGTTCAAATACGCTCATGATCTAACAGACCAACAGGAAACACTTGCCTATGCAACTCGAGCAGTTATTCAGGACTTTGCGGCGGATAATGTGGTTTATCTCGAGCTTAGAACGACTCCCAAAACGACGGCGCATATGAGTAAGAAGCAATATCTGACAACAGTGCTGGATACAATCAG AAAAGTACAGAATGAAATCCCATCGATTACAGTCAAACTGCTTCCCTCGATCGATCGCTCCAAGGGACTGCAGGAAGCGGAGGAGAATGTTTCCTTGGTGGTCGAACTCTGCGAAGAGTACCCAGACATAATCAAAGGGATGGATCTGAGTGGAGCTCCGTTCGGAACAAGCTTCTCCGATTTCGGAGTCATCTTGAAAAAGGCCCAATCGTGTGGACTGAAGATGGCGCTGCATTGTGGAGAGTTTGAGGATGATGATGAAATACGGGACATGTTCGAGTTCGGAACCGATCGCATCGGACATGGCACGTTCATTAGGGGTACTAACCTGGAGGTTGCTCGAAAAAGGGGAATCCCATTTGAGTGTTGTCTCACCAGTAATGTCAAATGTAGTACAGTTAGTTCCTACAAAGAGCATCATTTCAAGAAACTTTGGGATGGAGGTTTTGCTGTGTGTATTTGT ACGGATGATTTCGGAGTGTTCGATACTACTCTCTCACAGGAGCTAAGCATTTGTTGTGAAACCTACGGATTAAACTTACAAGATATTATTCAGCTGCAAGAAAATACGATCCACTACACTTTTGCAAGTGAGGAAGAAAAACAGAAGTTGAtggaaatattcaataatttcaaaaacACAGTGAAATTCGTTTAG